Proteins encoded in a region of the Drosophila busckii strain San Diego stock center, stock number 13000-0081.31 chromosome 2L, ASM1175060v1, whole genome shotgun sequence genome:
- the LOC108605463 gene encoding spidroin-1, with amino-acid sequence MKFLIVFVALIAVVAAHGYSGNQGGHGQQGLGQGGHGQQGFGPGKTGQQFGQGGHGQQGLGQGGHGQQGFGQGGHGQQGGRGQQGFGQGGHGQQGFGQQGGRGQQHGGRGGY; translated from the exons ATGAAATTCCTG ATTGTTTTCGTGGCTCTGATTGCCGTTGTTGCGGCACATGGATATAGCGGCAACCAGGGCGGTCATGGCCAGCAAGGACTTGGTCAGGGTGGACATGGTCAGCAAGGATTTGGCCCGGGAAAAACTGGCCAGCAATTCGGTCAGGGAGGACACGGTCAGCAAGGACTAGGCCAGGGGGGCCATGGACAGCAAGGATTCGGTCAGGGTGGACACGGTCAGCAAGGAGGACGTGGCCAGCAAGGATTCGGTCAGGGTGGACACGGTCAGCAAGGATTCGGCCAGCAAGGAGGACGTGGCCAGCAACATGGTGGACGTGGAGGCTATTAA
- the LOC108594489 gene encoding E3 ubiquitin-protein ligase KCMF1, with product MAHRNFCCDGCQTHNFQGRRFHCLRCVNYDLCGYCFDQHVETLDHRVEHPMQLLPGLEPERQQPEILLHGELLDMMHLPNCYTCPYCGTFGHTAKELIDHVVSQHRQAELHVVCPMCAGLPGIELVAIRNLARHLLLNHIEHANLLDPHTPPLRHSLARVPRRRRRQQPPTTNYTNSNPNTNTNNNNNGRSLARSSSRLDSEAGIDMLYQLSELRRLRPEFRASPAAVNYLEGEPRPRPNTLAIAPAELPALNAAPAEMQRSDADRLHLQKWMHEQEQLDLQSALRVSKRRQHRALFTEHLLLSMLCEEQLQLPTSGAEPRATPVQAAEPLDRASDNVSVDNEPGLLSSKYVPSQIMMLMSIPWIRPWTTLQKACFIKLQGATLEDSKLNGIEQQDID from the coding sequence ATGGCCCATCGAAATTTTTGCTGCGATGGCTGCCAGACACACAACTTTCAGGGCCGTCGCTTTCACTGCTTGCGCTGCGTGAACTATGACCTCTGTGGCTATTGCTTTGACCAGCATGTGGAGACGCTGGACCATCGGGTGGAGCATccgatgcagctgctgcctgggCTGGAGCCGGAGCGTCAACAGCCCGAAATATTGCTGCACGGCGAGCTGCTGGACATGATGCACCTGCCCAATTGCTACACCTGCCCGTATTGCGGTACCTTTGGACACACGGCCAAGGAGCTGATCGATCACGTTGTCAGCCAGCACCGTCAGGCCGAGCTCCATGTGGTGTGTCCCATGTGTGCCGGCCTGCCGGGCATCGAGCTCGTGGCAATACGCAATCTAGCGCGCCATCTGCTGCTCAATCACATCGAGCATGCAAATCTGCTGGATCCGCATACGCCGCCTCTACGGCATTCCCTAGCACGCGTGccgcgacgacgacggcgtcAACAACCGCCCACTACGAATTACACAAACAGCAACCCGAataccaacaccaacaacaacaacaacggccgCAGCTTGGCGCGCTCTAGCAGTCGCCTAGACTCTGAGGCGGGCATCGATATGCTCTATCAACTGTCCGAGCTGCGACGCTTACGTCCCGAATTCCGTGCCAGTCCAGCAGCTGTCAACTATCTTGAGGGCGAGCCACGTCCACGCCCTAATACATTAGCCATTGCCCCGGCAGAGCTGCCAGCTCTCaatgcagctccagctgagATGCAGCGCTCCGATGCCGATCGCCTGCATTTGCAAAAGTGGATGCACGAACAGGAGCAACTGGATCTGCAGAGTGCCCTGCGTGTTAGCAAGCGGCGACAGCATCGTGCGCTCTTTACCGAACACCTGCTGCTCTCGATGCTCTGCgaggagcaactgcagctgccaaCGTCAGGTGCAGAGCCAAGAGCAACGCCAGTGCAAGCGGCAGAACCGCTGGACAGAGCTTCAGATAATGTTAGCGTGGACAACGAGCCCGGATTGCTGTCCAGCAAATATGTGCCATCCCAAATTATGATGCTAATGTCGATACCTTGGATTCGACCCTGGACCACTCTCCAGAAGGCTTGCTTCATTAAGCTGCAGGGGGCCACACTGGAGGACAGCAAGTTGAATGGAATTGAGCAGCAGGATATTGATTAG
- the LOC117135045 gene encoding uncharacterized protein LOC117135045 encodes MKFLLIGCIAIASLAVTAAQWGWNSGAPLLGLSAQDFGNAYGQPSELEQQLAFVEESVQQQSALVDGAVEQQPGFEGGFGQQLGFDAGLEQQSTFGDGFGQQPAGFMRFGLNPQQGPEDFEDLEW; translated from the exons ATGAAATTCCTT TTAATTGGCTGCATTGCTATTGCCAGCTTGGCAGTCACAGCAGCGCAATGGGGTTGGAACTCGGGTGCACCACTGCTAGGACTCTCTGCGCAGGACTTTGGCAATGCATATGGACAGCCAAGTGAACTGGAACAGCAGCTTGCATTTGTTGAAGAAtctgtgcagcagcagtctgCACTTGTTGATGGCGCTGTTGAGCAGCAGCCCGGATTTGAAGGCGGCTTTGGACAACAGCTGGGATTTGATGCTGGACTTGAGCAGCAGTCCACATTTGGTGACGGTTTCGGACAGCAGCCAGCTGGCTTTATGAGATTTGGTCTCAATCCACAACAAGGGCCAGAAGACTTTGAAGATTTAGAATGGTAG
- the LOC108594493 gene encoding kinesin-like protein Klp59C, with product MELIKTGQEINIKRTNGCIHPATVVSLHHEQQCVTVEWSEQEQLRGKEIPWSAVLQHNPSIADQLHLDQDKLQVVVRIVPTIAAATAPPTPINLSMYNKKPGNSPYNRRLRPALANANANCKSTNSIKPASLMKASNKALANKNSPLKPNQLKALPKRQDSNTMPCSNVVHVVERLKEQRERRRALQAEQRREKNVLMSKDPDNPNWEVALMVREYRDQLVLRPLRNISPRGARTQQITVCVRKRPMSLRDREAKSVDIISVPTLDSLIVHELRNKVDLTKLLDHHRFRFDYTFDEGCSNKLVYEYTARPLIRTMFEGGNATCFAYGQTGSGKTHTMSGEFSGKSQDCTTGIYALAARDVFEMHKKDVAHKGAQITCSYFEIYGSKVFDLLVPGKPQLRVLEDGRQQVVIVGLTRTPVSKVDEIMQLIERGNRVRTSGQTSVNIKSSRSHAIFQIGLVKPGDWEPCGKCSFVDLAGNERGADTQSASLQTRREGAEINKSLLALKECIRAMSRHSTHLPFRGSKLTQVLRDSFIGGQQNKTCMIAMISPGLGSVENTLNTLRYADRVKALVAKEDELTPMQQLKKTPRYSPEYNGTDNDSVSSYNEADKTVGKGEMEACDSVYNIDLKEDSPEMQLMEIIVQQEALFKFVGDCKQNFDQIVNSLPLEQNESLLKYVQDVEPAFEEMKQLVEQAQSLVANFNALQYAQGDNKQQ from the exons ATGGAACTGATAAAGACCGGTCAGGAGATCAACATCAAGCGAACCAACGGATGCATACACCCGGCGACAGTTGTCTCACTTCATCACGAGCAGCAGTGTGTCACCGTTGAGTGGTCCGAGCAAGAGCAGCTCAGAGGCAAGGAGATTCCCTGGAGCGCAGTGCTGCAACATAATCCCAGCATAGCCGACCAGCTGCATTTGGACCAGGACAAGCTACAAGTTGTAGTACGCATAGTGCCcacaatagcagcagccacgGCGCCACCAACACCCATCAACCTCAGCATGTACAACAAGAAGCCGGGCAATAGTCCGTACAACAGGCGCTTGCGGCCAGCCctggccaatgccaatgccaattgcAAATCCACTAACAGCATTAAGCCTGCTTCACTCATGAAGGCGTCAAACAAGGCGCTGGCCAACAAGAACTCGCCGCTGAAGCCCAATCAGCTCAAGGCCCTGCCGAAAAGACAAGACTCCAATACCATGCCCTGCTCGAATGTCGTGCACGTCGTGGAGCGTCTGAAGGAGCAGCGTGAGCGTCGACGCGCACTGCAGGCTGAACAGCGACGCGAGAAGAATGTGCTGATGAGCAAGGATCCGGACAATCCTAACTGGGAGGTGGCTCTAATGGTGCGTGAATATCGCGATCAGCTAGTGCTGCGTCCTTTGCGCAACATCAGCCCACGTGGCGCTCGCACCCAGCAGATCACGGTCTGTGTGCGCAAGCGTCCCATGAGTCTGCGTGACCGCGAGGCGAAGAGCGTTGACATTATCTCGGTGCCCACACTCGATTCGCTCATAGTGCACGAGCTGCGCAACAAGGTGGACTTGACAAAGCTGCTGGATCATCATCGCTTTCGTTTCGACTACACCTTTGACGAGGgctgcagcaataaattggTCTACGAGTATACGGCGCGTCCGCTCATCCGTACCATGTTCGAGGGCGGCAACGCTACTTGCTTTGCCTATGGTCAGACAGGCAGCGGCAAGACCCATACCATGAGTGGCGAATTCAGCGGCAAGTCCCAGGACTGCACCACTGGAATTTATGCTTTGGCTGCACGCGATGTCTTCGAGATGCACAAGAAGGATGTTGCCCACAAGGGAGCCCAGATCACTTGCAGCTACTTTGAGATTTATGGCAGTAAG GTATTTGATTTGCTGGTGCCTGGCAAGCCGCAGCTGCGCGTGCTGGAAGATGGTCGCCAGCAGGTGGTCATAGTGGGCCTGACACGTACGCCCGTCTCCAAGGTGGATGAGATAATGCAGCTCATCGAGCGTGGCAATCGTGTGCGTACGTCGGGTCAGACCTCGGTGAACATAAAGTCCTCCCGCTCGCATGCAATCTTCCAGATTGGTTTGGTCAAGCCTGGCGATTGGGAGCCTTGTGGAAAATGTTCCTTTGTGGACTTGGCAGGCAATGAGCGTGGTGCGGATACGCAGTCGGCCAGTTTGCAAACACGTCGCGAGGGCGCCGAAATAAACAAGTCCTTGCTGGCGCTCAAGGAGTGCATACGCGCTATGAGCCGCCATTCTACGCATTTACCCTTTCGTGGCTCGAAGCTGACGCAGGTGTTGCGTGATTCGTTCATTGGCGGTCAGCAGAACAAGACTTGCATGATAGCAATGATCTCGCCTGGCTTGGGCTCTGTGGAGAATACGCTAAACACATTGCGCTACGCTGATCGCGTGAAGGCCTTGGTGGCCAAGGAGGATGAGCTTACGCccatgcagcagctaaaaaaaactcCACGCTACAGTCCTGAGTACAACGGTACGGACAATGATTCTGTATCGTCCTACAACGAAGCAGACAAGACTGTCGGCAAGGGAGAAATGGAGGCGTGTGACAGCGTTTACAATATTGATCTCAAAGAAGATTCTCCCGAAATGCAACTAATGGAAATAATCGTGCAGCAAGAGGCGCTTTTCAAATTCGTGGGGGattgcaagcaaaactttgatCAAATTGTGAACAGCCTGCCGTTAGAACAGAACGAGAGTCTGCTCAAGTATGTGCAGGATGTGGAGCCAGCGTTCGAGGAAATGAAGCAACTAGTCGAGCAGGCCCAAAGCCTAGTTGCCAACTTCAATGCCCTGCAATATGCGCAAGgcgacaacaagcagcagtaG